The following are encoded in a window of Ruminiclostridium herbifermentans genomic DNA:
- a CDS encoding YlzJ-like family protein produces MIFYSIYDTSFVFGDRGIDGLSTNTNFCEMNVDGVMVQVSRTNNSELRIERILSTNPKDFLNPKLQPGSTVQYNP; encoded by the coding sequence ATGATATTTTATTCTATTTATGATACAAGTTTTGTTTTTGGAGACCGAGGTATTGATGGACTTTCTACAAATACTAACTTTTGTGAAATGAATGTTGATGGAGTCATGGTACAGGTTTCTAGGACAAATAATTCAGAATTAAGGATAGAGAGAATATTGAGTACAAATCCTAAAGACTTTCTAAATCCTAAGTTGCAGCCTGGCTCTACAGTACAGTATAATCCCTAA
- a CDS encoding ClpP family protease, producing the protein MQTSDTQHEENEKENSEIEQIKELGTTNLPHEESNIHCLSIIGQIEGHILLPPHNKTTKYEHVIPQLVAIEESKQIEGLLLVLNTVGGDVEAGLAISEMIASLSKPTVSIVLGGGHSIGVPMAVSADYCFIASSATMTIHPIRLNGMVIGVPQTYEYFNKMQERVVKFVCSHSKITKEKFKELMLKTGELANDVGVVLFGEEAVQTGLIDAVGGLSDAIAKLNELIEENKKKKADSTSGGLIQ; encoded by the coding sequence ATACAAACATCAGATACACAGCATGAAGAAAATGAAAAAGAAAATAGTGAAATTGAACAAATAAAGGAATTAGGTACAACAAATTTACCTCATGAAGAAAGTAATATACATTGTTTGTCTATAATAGGACAAATTGAAGGACATATTCTTTTGCCACCACATAATAAGACTACAAAGTATGAGCATGTTATTCCTCAGCTGGTTGCTATTGAAGAAAGTAAGCAAATTGAAGGTTTATTATTGGTACTAAATACTGTGGGGGGAGATGTTGAGGCAGGGCTGGCAATATCAGAAATGATAGCAAGTTTATCTAAGCCTACAGTTTCTATAGTATTAGGTGGTGGACACAGTATCGGAGTTCCTATGGCAGTTTCAGCTGATTACTGTTTTATAGCAAGTTCAGCAACGATGACAATACATCCTATTAGGCTTAATGGCATGGTTATAGGAGTTCCTCAAACATACGAGTATTTTAATAAGATGCAGGAGAGAGTTGTCAAGTTTGTATGCAGTCATTCAAAGATTACAAAAGAAAAATTTAAGGAACTTATGCTAAAAACAGGAGAATTAGCCAATGATGTTGGTGTTGTTTTGTTTGGTGAGGAAGCTGTTCAAACGGGCTTAATTGATGCTGTTGGCGGTTTGTCAGATGCAATTGCAAAACTTAATGAACTAATAGAAGAAAATAAAAAGAAAAAGGCCGATTCTACTTCAGGAGGTCTTATACAATGA
- a CDS encoding dipicolinate synthase subunit B: protein MLLEGVRVGFAITGSFCTFSKVIPQIEVLVKEGADVVPIISESVDKFDTRFGTAEDLKKKLIQITGKKPINSIVEAEPIGPKGLLDILVIAPCTGNTIAKIANAITDGPVTMACKAHLRNMRPVVVAVSTNDGLGANAKNIGTLLNMKNIYMVPFGQDDPIKKCTSLVADFDQILFAVQNALQSIQMQPVLIGKNI, encoded by the coding sequence ATGCTACTTGAAGGAGTAAGAGTTGGATTTGCAATTACAGGTTCATTTTGCACCTTTTCTAAAGTGATTCCACAAATTGAAGTTTTAGTAAAAGAAGGTGCAGATGTCGTACCTATTATTTCTGAATCTGTAGATAAATTTGATACAAGATTTGGAACAGCAGAAGATTTGAAAAAAAAATTAATACAAATAACTGGCAAGAAACCTATTAATTCAATTGTTGAGGCTGAGCCAATAGGTCCTAAAGGTTTACTAGATATATTAGTAATTGCACCATGCACAGGTAATACTATAGCCAAAATAGCAAATGCAATAACAGATGGACCAGTTACTATGGCATGTAAAGCACACTTAAGAAATATGCGTCCTGTTGTTGTAGCAGTTTCAACAAATGACGGGTTAGGCGCAAATGCTAAAAATATAGGAACTTTACTTAATATGAAAAATATATATATGGTTCCATTTGGTCAGGATGATCCAATAAAAAAATGTACCTCTTTAGTTGCAGATTTTGATCAGATTTTGTTTGCAGTTCAAAATGCATTACAAAGTATTCAAATGCAGCCAGTACTTATTGGTAAAAATATCTAA